Proteins found in one Herbiconiux sp. A18JL235 genomic segment:
- a CDS encoding cupin domain-containing protein, whose translation MRHSTRTTLRRARGPLGAVTAAALLVALVGCSVPPEDVAASPAAATAAGSTPTAASPTPPASLATQAPVVVEELGKGGQDAAVDVEVTGPVQVAYRRITIEPGAGTGLHCHDGQLVAVVEQGTLTHYAPVYPGGVHEYLAGDSIVEGAHYVHEGKNEGTEDVVLLVTYVIAEGSPLAETDLSHCDPQ comes from the coding sequence ATGCGACACAGCACCCGCACCACCCTGCGCCGCGCCCGCGGACCGCTCGGCGCCGTAACCGCGGCAGCACTGCTCGTCGCCCTCGTCGGATGCTCGGTGCCGCCCGAGGACGTCGCCGCATCCCCCGCGGCGGCGACCGCCGCGGGGTCGACCCCGACGGCTGCGTCTCCGACACCGCCGGCCTCCCTCGCGACTCAGGCACCGGTCGTCGTGGAGGAACTCGGCAAAGGCGGGCAGGACGCCGCCGTCGACGTCGAGGTCACCGGCCCGGTGCAGGTGGCCTACCGCCGCATCACGATCGAACCCGGTGCCGGCACCGGCCTCCACTGCCACGACGGACAGCTCGTCGCCGTGGTGGAGCAGGGCACGCTCACGCACTACGCGCCCGTCTATCCCGGCGGCGTGCACGAGTACCTCGCCGGCGACTCGATCGTCGAAGGCGCGCACTACGTGCACGAGGGCAAGAACGAGGGCACCGAAGACGTCGTGCTGCTCGTCACCTACGTGATCGCCGAGGGGAGCCCGCTCGCCGAGACCGACCTCAGCCACTGCGACCCGCAATGA
- a CDS encoding polysaccharide deacetylase family protein: MRPRLRRAVGATALAVVAALLAGCASIPPAPAWSPPPAAVPAVSLGDPAAAGGDAPADPAAAAPSAPGLDVRLLYNADPASPVAARWGEIPGNDAFTALLRGRVTDAIAAHAAATGVAYRPAADAPDIGADMRGCLPGSSTKPAAEVLADPGLAPQTGGPVLSVSCEVRAAAGDILVEALRIITATDGQVTSDDTTVYYVQTSGAFITTSDTFLSDEGLRILLKDLVEALKIAAGALRPEMTQSVDEFPLDQLRTTFAAHTFAADGSLRITVPSDFTTPELDRLARVPRPDPLVMTVPAAEVAALLTPQGAEIQTVLTSGAPLVLPAGPTRGQQQVDCGLFACVALTYDDGPGEFTEQVLDELDARRAAATFFLQGYRVGSRPDTLKRMRDEGHEIGNHSWNHPDLTKLTDEEIRDQLERTSAAIAGITGSAPTTFRPPYGAVDKRVLDKTKLPAILWTVDTNDWQLPDDATLISRAVAQPGPGAIVLLHDVHENTARMTPAIVDGLLGRGFTAVTLEQLLGGRLPAPHTTTSHG, from the coding sequence ATGAGGCCGCGCCTGCGCCGGGCCGTGGGTGCCACCGCCCTCGCCGTCGTGGCGGCGCTTCTCGCCGGGTGCGCGAGCATCCCGCCCGCCCCCGCCTGGAGCCCACCGCCGGCAGCGGTTCCCGCCGTCTCGCTCGGCGACCCCGCGGCCGCGGGCGGAGACGCGCCGGCCGATCCCGCCGCGGCCGCCCCCTCGGCCCCCGGTCTCGACGTGCGGCTGCTCTACAACGCCGACCCGGCCTCGCCGGTGGCGGCGCGTTGGGGCGAGATCCCCGGCAACGACGCCTTCACCGCCCTGCTGCGCGGCAGGGTGACCGATGCGATCGCCGCGCACGCCGCGGCCACCGGCGTCGCCTACCGGCCCGCCGCCGACGCTCCCGACATCGGCGCCGACATGCGCGGCTGCCTGCCCGGCTCGTCGACGAAGCCGGCGGCCGAGGTGCTCGCCGACCCCGGGCTCGCGCCGCAGACCGGCGGCCCGGTGCTCTCGGTCAGCTGCGAGGTGAGGGCGGCGGCGGGCGACATCCTGGTGGAGGCGCTCCGCATCATCACCGCGACCGACGGCCAGGTCACCTCCGACGACACCACCGTCTACTACGTGCAGACCTCGGGCGCCTTCATCACGACGAGCGACACCTTCCTCAGCGACGAGGGCCTGCGCATCCTGCTGAAAGACCTCGTCGAGGCGCTGAAGATCGCCGCGGGCGCGCTGCGCCCCGAGATGACCCAGAGCGTCGACGAGTTCCCCCTCGACCAGCTGCGCACCACCTTCGCGGCACACACCTTCGCCGCCGACGGCTCGCTGCGCATCACCGTGCCGAGCGACTTCACCACGCCCGAACTCGACCGGCTCGCCCGGGTGCCGCGCCCCGACCCGCTCGTGATGACCGTTCCCGCCGCCGAGGTCGCGGCGCTGCTCACCCCGCAGGGCGCGGAGATCCAGACGGTGCTCACCTCCGGCGCACCGCTCGTGCTGCCCGCCGGGCCCACACGGGGTCAGCAGCAGGTCGACTGCGGGCTGTTCGCCTGTGTCGCGCTCACCTACGACGACGGGCCGGGCGAGTTCACCGAGCAGGTGCTCGACGAGCTCGACGCCCGCCGTGCCGCCGCCACCTTCTTCCTGCAGGGGTACCGGGTGGGGTCGCGGCCCGACACCCTGAAACGGATGCGCGACGAGGGTCACGAGATCGGCAACCACAGCTGGAACCACCCCGATCTGACGAAGCTCACCGACGAGGAGATCCGCGATCAGCTGGAGCGGACGAGTGCCGCGATCGCGGGCATCACCGGCTCGGCCCCGACGACCTTCCGCCCGCCGTACGGTGCCGTGGACAAGCGGGTGCTCGATAAGACGAAGCTCCCCGCCATCCTCTGGACCGTCGACACCAACGACTGGCAACTCCCCGACGACGCGACCCTGATCTCGCGGGCGGTGGCGCAGCCGGGGCCAGGAGCGATCGTGCTGCTCCATGACGTGCACGAGAACACCGCCCGTATGACCCCGGCCATCGTCGACGGGCTGCTCGGCCGCGGCTTCACCGCGGTCACGCTCGAGCAGCTGCTCGGTGGTCGGCTCCCCGCGCCGCACACCACCACCAGCCACGGCTGA
- a CDS encoding BTAD domain-containing putative transcriptional regulator — MTEWMIGLSGAAVARNGDVVVPVRGGIPRGIVARLALDAGEPVSAELLIAELWADPPDAVLSSLRAHISRLRGREWGEVLRGSRDGYLLDVPRASVDLLAYRDGIAHAANLAPAARAEATAAAERSWQGEPFAGLGEHPFVQRVRDELWELRADALLELARWRSDHGEHAVAALLADQIVGRFPDREEPLLVRALALARAGRTSDALAAVDGFLRRADERGAVAPGGVLELRQSIVRHDPVVLAAGDDLEAGVERVGIPIPLTHFVGRARELDLIARGRAASRLVSLVGPAGVGKTRLAIEAARRTPGSVDEVQWLLDLTLATDSEQVLPLLATVIGAPRYTLDSVAQVLTGRRALLVVDNAEHVLGTVAALVAELLGRCEGLSIVVTSRESLRMPGERIVALGPMTGGDAPDAVQLFLHRVADTLGDGALDPDALETVTSLCEALEGIPLALELAASRLDVLTVDELLESIRTDRRIPLTASATGRHGSLDNAIRWSLSLLGDDERRLLAELSLFGGQFGHEAVSAVCDVEDARVLLLSLVRKSLVSATVLEGGVRRFVLLDSVRAVARSMLDELGVDVDAWSVRHGEWMLAFVERDSPLLVTAGGQTVRARFDVSRRDLHLAFGNAVARGDRSTAVRLVGAQAWYWYERGMVPYALGSIRTALALDGPDEPLAEARAAHAATFMSAIVETVGRVSQWVDVLAAAAVRADSPAYRMIAATQRAYLDAGAGDAAEAERQLAASSAEIAAAPPGAVPEWLLVNELHIRGDALRALGKPAQALACLDEAHVRATALGHGWAVRGTAYTTGKTLLEVGRAAEALGVLLSAAATCVRSGDWQSACAAVNIAGCALTVLERHRIAAEVFAALDQVGPRHDYDPVASDGGYAVDYRARARAALSPAEWQAAVATGTTRSFGDTVRAAASAARS, encoded by the coding sequence GTGACGGAGTGGATGATCGGGCTGTCGGGCGCGGCGGTCGCGCGGAACGGAGACGTCGTCGTGCCCGTGCGCGGTGGCATCCCGCGCGGCATCGTCGCTCGGCTCGCGCTCGACGCGGGGGAGCCGGTCTCGGCCGAGCTCCTCATCGCGGAGCTCTGGGCCGACCCGCCGGATGCCGTGCTGTCGAGCCTGCGAGCCCACATCTCCCGCCTGCGCGGGCGCGAGTGGGGTGAGGTGCTGCGCGGCAGCCGCGACGGGTACCTGCTCGACGTGCCGCGCGCATCCGTCGATCTGCTCGCCTACCGCGACGGCATCGCGCACGCGGCGAACCTGGCCCCGGCGGCCCGCGCGGAGGCGACCGCCGCCGCCGAGAGGTCGTGGCAGGGGGAGCCGTTCGCCGGCCTCGGCGAGCACCCCTTCGTGCAGAGGGTGCGCGACGAGCTGTGGGAGCTCAGGGCTGACGCCCTGCTCGAGCTCGCCCGCTGGCGCAGCGACCACGGCGAGCACGCCGTCGCCGCGCTGCTGGCCGACCAGATCGTGGGCCGCTTCCCCGACCGTGAAGAGCCGCTGCTCGTGCGGGCTCTGGCGCTCGCCCGGGCGGGGCGCACGAGCGACGCGCTCGCGGCCGTCGACGGGTTCCTGCGACGTGCCGACGAGCGGGGCGCGGTGGCACCGGGCGGTGTGCTCGAGCTGCGCCAGTCGATCGTGCGACACGACCCCGTCGTGCTCGCCGCCGGTGACGACCTCGAGGCCGGCGTCGAGCGCGTCGGCATTCCCATCCCGCTCACCCACTTCGTCGGCCGCGCCCGCGAGCTCGACCTCATCGCCCGTGGCCGGGCCGCCTCGCGCCTGGTGTCGCTCGTCGGCCCCGCGGGCGTCGGCAAGACGCGGCTGGCCATCGAGGCGGCACGGCGCACGCCGGGGTCGGTCGACGAGGTGCAGTGGCTGCTCGACCTCACCCTCGCCACCGACTCCGAGCAGGTGCTCCCGCTCCTGGCCACTGTGATCGGGGCGCCCCGCTACACCCTCGACTCCGTCGCTCAGGTGCTCACCGGCCGCCGGGCTCTGCTCGTCGTCGACAACGCCGAGCACGTGCTCGGCACCGTCGCCGCCCTCGTCGCCGAGCTGCTCGGTCGCTGCGAGGGGCTCTCCATCGTGGTGACCAGCCGCGAGTCGCTGCGCATGCCGGGGGAGCGCATCGTCGCGCTCGGACCGATGACGGGCGGAGATGCTCCGGATGCGGTGCAGCTGTTCCTGCACCGGGTCGCCGACACCCTCGGCGACGGTGCGCTCGATCCCGACGCCCTCGAGACGGTGACGAGCCTCTGCGAGGCGCTCGAGGGCATCCCCCTCGCGCTGGAGCTTGCGGCCTCGCGGCTCGACGTGCTCACCGTCGACGAGCTGCTGGAGTCGATCCGCACCGACCGGCGCATCCCGCTCACCGCGTCGGCCACGGGGCGCCACGGCAGCCTCGACAACGCCATCCGCTGGAGCCTGTCGCTGCTCGGCGACGACGAGCGCCGGCTGCTCGCCGAACTGTCGCTGTTCGGCGGGCAGTTCGGCCACGAGGCCGTGAGTGCGGTGTGCGACGTTGAGGACGCCCGCGTGCTGCTGCTCTCCCTTGTGCGCAAGTCGCTCGTGTCGGCGACCGTGCTCGAGGGCGGGGTGCGACGGTTCGTGCTGCTCGACTCGGTGCGCGCCGTCGCCCGGTCGATGCTCGACGAGCTCGGCGTCGACGTCGACGCCTGGTCGGTGCGGCACGGCGAATGGATGCTCGCCTTCGTCGAGCGCGACAGTCCGCTCCTCGTCACCGCAGGCGGCCAGACCGTCCGGGCGCGCTTCGACGTGTCGCGGCGAGACCTGCACCTGGCCTTCGGCAACGCGGTCGCCCGCGGCGACCGCTCCACCGCGGTGCGGCTGGTGGGGGCACAGGCCTGGTACTGGTACGAGCGCGGCATGGTGCCCTACGCACTCGGCAGCATCCGCACCGCGCTCGCCCTCGACGGGCCGGACGAGCCGCTCGCCGAGGCGCGAGCGGCCCACGCCGCGACGTTCATGAGCGCGATCGTCGAGACCGTGGGGCGCGTGTCGCAGTGGGTCGACGTGCTCGCGGCGGCGGCGGTGCGGGCCGACAGCCCCGCGTACCGCATGATCGCTGCCACGCAGCGCGCCTACCTCGACGCCGGGGCGGGCGACGCCGCCGAGGCCGAGCGGCAGCTCGCCGCGTCGTCGGCCGAGATCGCCGCGGCGCCGCCCGGGGCCGTTCCCGAGTGGCTCCTGGTGAACGAGCTGCACATCAGGGGAGACGCGCTGCGGGCGCTCGGCAAGCCCGCGCAGGCGCTGGCCTGCCTCGACGAGGCGCACGTGCGGGCGACGGCGCTCGGCCACGGGTGGGCCGTGCGCGGCACCGCGTACACCACGGGCAAGACGCTGCTCGAGGTGGGGCGCGCGGCCGAGGCGCTCGGGGTGCTGCTCTCGGCGGCGGCGACCTGCGTGCGGTCGGGCGACTGGCAGTCGGCCTGCGCCGCGGTGAACATCGCGGGCTGTGCGCTGACGGTGCTCGAGCGGCACCGCATCGCCGCCGAGGTGTTCGCGGCGCTCGACCAGGTCGGGCCCCGGCACGACTACGACCCCGTCGCCTCCGACGGCGGCTACGCCGTCGACTACCGCGCCCGCGCCCGTGCGGCGCTCAGCCCCGCGGAGTGGCAGGCCGCGGTCGCCACCGGCACCACCCGCTCCTTCGGCGACACCGTGCGCGCCGCAGCCTCCGCCGCGCGCTCCTGA
- a CDS encoding BTAD domain-containing putative transcriptional regulator, with translation MTRTDASAVSIGLFGPLSVWSGQDAVVLRGDIPRAIVARLALSAGEPVSADELISELWPGDRATALTNLRSRISRLRSEGFPAAIHGDRQGYLLDLPAEAVDVLRFRALLGRAAEHGNGADAAAEALAAAEALATHEPLRGLDGFPFVRALRERVLEERRGAVETLAELWLERGEHALAVGPLTALVARHPLDEKPTRLLATALARSGRSSEALEAIDALGDRLAAGQGLDLPPRMAELRLAVVRRDPAVVSAGLSAVAVERSGIPIPLTRFIGRARERAVIAEARAASRLVTIVGAAGVGKTRLAIEVARQATSAIDDEQVMVELTAAATPEDVVAVVADAVGATEHDVAAIATRLGGRRVLLVLDNAEHVLGAVASLAVALTALCPQLQVLTTSRESMRIPGERVVRLEPLLGEAEPDAVELFLERAADAAGFAGGLGDDELFSRPPSGSDGDEGHGHPLAGAAPDRPAGAVGRICRALDGIPLALELAASRLDVLSLGELEDSLFERALELVGPGDADGRHASLTSSIRWSYRLLDAGQQALLQQLGRFAGSFTLDAVRGVCGEAAAEAALDLVQKSLVTPTDGEGGARRYRLLESVRAFLREEPGGAEVPEEWWRGHSLWFAGLAERLGPLLRTPDARSARLEIEAAWPDLQLALATANRALDRSTALRICGALSHHWFLKGMLVDGRAALERALALPGERDPVVDAPAYIGVTLLAYQLGDAPAAFEYIRLAYEAAEAAGDRAVQALALAQTAYGRSLFGEAELAEQLMGAASAAAVETAPWVRSEVAMCEGQMLRALGRSEEALAALGLSHRLASEVGHEWIRSSAAYVAGKVLVETKRPREAVTVLREGAAAAFAAGDATSGLALLHTLAGACALVERHEEGAQLLGAVDQLGERYSYNPVTAEGDDARKHRDLVAVGLTPEEFARAVAAGRRLTVRETLRVASALPSAPFEL, from the coding sequence GTGACCCGCACCGACGCATCCGCCGTCTCGATCGGTCTGTTCGGCCCGCTCAGCGTCTGGTCGGGTCAGGATGCCGTGGTGCTGCGAGGAGACATCCCCCGCGCCATCGTCGCCCGGCTCGCCCTCTCGGCGGGCGAGCCGGTGAGCGCCGACGAGCTCATCTCGGAGTTGTGGCCCGGCGACCGGGCGACGGCGCTGACCAACCTGCGCTCCCGCATCTCGCGCCTGCGCAGCGAGGGCTTCCCGGCCGCCATCCACGGCGATCGCCAGGGCTACCTGCTCGACCTCCCGGCCGAGGCGGTCGACGTGCTCCGCTTCCGGGCGCTGCTCGGCCGCGCGGCGGAGCACGGCAACGGTGCCGACGCGGCGGCCGAGGCGCTCGCCGCGGCCGAGGCGCTCGCCACCCACGAGCCGCTGCGCGGGCTCGACGGTTTCCCCTTCGTGCGGGCGCTCCGCGAGCGCGTTCTCGAAGAACGGCGCGGCGCCGTCGAGACCCTCGCCGAGCTGTGGCTCGAGCGCGGGGAGCACGCCCTCGCCGTGGGTCCGCTCACCGCGCTGGTGGCCCGGCATCCGCTCGACGAGAAGCCCACGCGGCTGCTCGCCACGGCGCTCGCCCGCTCCGGCCGCAGCTCCGAGGCGCTCGAGGCGATCGATGCCCTCGGCGACCGGCTCGCCGCGGGCCAGGGGCTCGACCTCCCGCCCCGCATGGCGGAGCTGCGGCTCGCCGTGGTGCGCCGCGACCCGGCGGTCGTGTCTGCGGGGCTGTCGGCGGTGGCGGTCGAACGCTCCGGCATCCCCATCCCGCTCACCCGCTTCATCGGCCGTGCGCGCGAACGCGCGGTGATCGCCGAGGCGCGCGCGGCATCACGGCTCGTCACGATCGTGGGAGCCGCAGGGGTGGGCAAGACGAGACTCGCCATCGAGGTGGCCCGACAGGCGACCTCGGCCATCGACGACGAGCAGGTGATGGTGGAGCTCACCGCCGCCGCCACGCCGGAGGATGTGGTGGCCGTCGTCGCCGACGCCGTGGGGGCGACCGAGCACGACGTCGCCGCGATCGCCACCCGTCTCGGCGGTCGCCGGGTGCTGCTCGTGCTCGACAACGCCGAGCACGTGCTGGGCGCCGTCGCGTCGCTCGCGGTGGCGCTGACCGCCCTCTGCCCGCAACTGCAGGTGCTCACCACCAGCCGGGAGTCGATGCGCATCCCCGGTGAGCGCGTGGTGAGGCTGGAGCCCCTGCTGGGAGAGGCGGAGCCCGACGCGGTGGAGCTCTTCCTCGAGCGGGCCGCCGATGCCGCGGGCTTCGCAGGAGGGCTGGGTGACGACGAGCTGTTCTCCCGGCCGCCCTCCGGCTCGGACGGCGACGAGGGGCACGGCCACCCGCTCGCCGGAGCCGCGCCAGACCGGCCCGCCGGAGCCGTCGGACGCATCTGCCGGGCCCTCGACGGCATCCCGCTCGCGCTCGAACTCGCCGCGTCGCGGCTCGACGTGCTGAGTCTCGGCGAGCTCGAGGACTCCCTGTTCGAACGCGCCCTCGAGCTCGTGGGCCCGGGAGACGCCGACGGGCGGCACGCGAGTCTCACCAGCTCCATCCGCTGGTCGTACCGGTTGCTCGACGCCGGCCAGCAGGCACTGCTGCAGCAGCTCGGGCGCTTCGCGGGCTCCTTCACCCTCGACGCCGTGCGCGGCGTCTGCGGCGAGGCCGCTGCGGAGGCCGCCCTCGACCTGGTGCAGAAATCGCTCGTCACTCCGACCGACGGCGAGGGCGGCGCACGCCGCTACCGCCTGCTCGAGTCGGTGCGTGCCTTCCTCCGCGAGGAGCCGGGTGGCGCGGAGGTGCCCGAGGAGTGGTGGCGCGGGCACAGCCTCTGGTTCGCGGGGCTCGCCGAGCGGCTGGGGCCACTGCTGCGCACCCCCGACGCCCGGTCGGCGCGGCTCGAGATCGAAGCCGCCTGGCCCGACCTGCAGCTCGCCCTGGCCACGGCGAACCGCGCCCTCGACCGTTCCACCGCGCTGCGCATCTGCGGGGCGCTGTCGCACCACTGGTTCCTCAAGGGCATGCTCGTCGACGGCCGCGCAGCGCTCGAGCGCGCGCTCGCCCTCCCCGGGGAGCGCGACCCCGTCGTCGACGCACCCGCGTACATCGGTGTGACGTTGCTGGCCTACCAGCTGGGCGACGCCCCGGCGGCCTTCGAGTACATCCGTCTCGCCTACGAGGCGGCGGAAGCGGCGGGCGACCGGGCCGTGCAGGCGCTCGCGCTGGCGCAGACCGCCTACGGCCGGTCGCTGTTCGGGGAGGCCGAGCTCGCCGAGCAGCTGATGGGCGCCGCGAGCGCCGCAGCCGTCGAGACCGCGCCCTGGGTGCGGAGCGAGGTCGCCATGTGCGAGGGGCAGATGCTGCGGGCCCTCGGCCGCTCGGAGGAGGCGCTCGCCGCGCTCGGGCTGTCGCACCGCCTGGCCTCCGAGGTGGGGCACGAGTGGATCAGGTCGTCCGCCGCCTATGTCGCGGGCAAGGTGCTCGTCGAGACCAAACGGCCGCGGGAGGCGGTGACCGTGCTCCGTGAGGGAGCCGCCGCCGCCTTCGCCGCCGGAGACGCCACCTCGGGCCTCGCCCTGCTGCACACCCTCGCGGGTGCCTGCGCCCTGGTCGAACGGCACGAGGAGGGCGCCCAGCTGCTCGGCGCCGTCGATCAGCTGGGCGAGCGCTACTCGTACAACCCGGTGACCGCCGAAGGAGACGACGCCAGGAAGCACCGCGATCTGGTGGCGGTGGGGCTCACGCCCGAGGAGTTCGCCCGGGCCGTGGCGGCAGGCCGGAGGCTCACCGTGCGGGAGACCCTGCGCGTGGCCTCGGCGCTGCCCTCCGCGCCGTTCGAGCTCTAG
- a CDS encoding S1C family serine protease — protein sequence MTSDRILFTRLARGGGVAALGVSLTLALTGCFSIGTPGASGGGSASGGSSTGVGFDDVQSAVVQIEAVGTFVSPEGAFEGAGRGSGFVIDPSGLVVTNNHVVVGAGTLKVWRGGDQSETLNAKVLGSSECLDLAVIDLQGDGYPTLGWHEGGIPTAMDVYAAGFPLGDPTFTMTRGIVSKADTAQDTPWASLDHTIEHDARIRPGNSGGPLIDSDGRIVGVNYAGNDQYDQNLAIHRDEARDVIERLAAGESVLSLGVNGTALVDDSGQGLGIWVNSIASGSAADVAGVEPGDLLTRMEGVGLGADGTLSDYCDVLRTHGQDATLSVELYRPSDGVYYEGQFNGTAVEAVTVLGDAGNAGDAGGSAGTGGSGGGTDLADFETVVDETQGLAVDVPTAWADRDLSPFTDGKGNTYKSIEASTDLAAYQNGWSVPGISALASDTAVSNTTPQDWLQLVTPYLQESGCRLSTSDSYEDGAHTGVFDYWVGCGETGADYLMVSAVANDGSYLMAMAVTALSEDDLGAIDRAVGSVIASFA from the coding sequence ATGACTTCAGATCGCATCCTCTTCACCCGACTCGCCCGGGGCGGCGGCGTCGCCGCCCTCGGGGTGTCGCTCACCCTCGCCCTCACGGGCTGTTTCTCGATCGGCACGCCTGGCGCCTCCGGCGGCGGCTCGGCCTCCGGCGGCTCCTCGACGGGCGTCGGCTTCGACGACGTGCAGTCGGCGGTCGTGCAGATCGAGGCCGTCGGCACCTTCGTCTCGCCCGAGGGCGCTTTCGAGGGCGCCGGCCGCGGCTCGGGCTTCGTCATCGACCCGAGCGGCCTCGTCGTCACGAACAACCACGTGGTGGTCGGCGCAGGCACGCTCAAGGTGTGGCGCGGCGGCGACCAGTCGGAGACGCTCAACGCGAAGGTGCTCGGCTCCAGCGAGTGTCTCGACCTCGCCGTCATCGACCTGCAGGGCGACGGGTACCCCACGCTGGGCTGGCACGAGGGCGGGATCCCGACGGCGATGGACGTGTACGCGGCGGGCTTCCCGCTCGGCGACCCGACCTTCACCATGACCCGCGGCATCGTCTCGAAGGCCGACACCGCGCAGGACACCCCGTGGGCGAGCCTCGACCACACGATCGAGCACGACGCGCGAATCCGGCCCGGCAACTCGGGCGGGCCCCTCATCGACAGCGACGGCCGCATCGTCGGCGTGAACTACGCCGGCAACGACCAGTACGACCAGAACCTGGCCATCCACCGCGACGAGGCGCGCGACGTGATCGAACGGCTCGCCGCCGGCGAGAGCGTGTTGAGCCTCGGTGTGAACGGCACCGCCCTCGTCGACGACAGCGGCCAGGGTCTCGGCATCTGGGTGAACTCGATCGCCTCGGGCTCCGCCGCCGATGTGGCGGGGGTGGAGCCGGGCGATCTGCTCACCCGCATGGAGGGCGTGGGCCTCGGCGCCGACGGAACTCTCTCCGATTACTGCGACGTGCTGCGCACCCACGGGCAGGACGCCACCCTCTCGGTGGAGCTGTACCGCCCGAGCGACGGCGTCTACTACGAGGGCCAGTTCAACGGCACCGCCGTCGAAGCGGTGACGGTGCTCGGCGACGCCGGCAACGCCGGCGACGCCGGGGGCAGCGCCGGCACGGGCGGTTCGGGCGGAGGCACCGACCTCGCCGACTTCGAGACCGTCGTCGACGAGACGCAGGGCCTCGCCGTCGACGTGCCGACGGCCTGGGCCGACCGCGACCTCTCCCCCTTCACCGACGGCAAGGGCAACACCTACAAGAGCATCGAGGCCTCGACCGACCTCGCCGCCTACCAGAACGGCTGGAGCGTGCCCGGCATCTCCGCCCTCGCCTCCGACACCGCGGTGTCGAACACGACCCCGCAGGACTGGCTGCAGCTCGTGACCCCGTACCTGCAGGAATCGGGCTGCCGGCTCTCCACCTCCGACAGCTATGAGGACGGCGCGCACACCGGCGTGTTCGACTACTGGGTGGGCTGCGGCGAGACCGGCGCCGACTACCTCATGGTCTCCGCCGTCGCGAACGACGGCAGCTACCTCATGGCGATGGCCGTCACCGCGCTGAGCGAAGACGACCTCGGGGCCATCGACCGCGCGGTGGGCAGCGTCATCGCGAGCTTCGCGTGA
- a CDS encoding PrsW family glutamic-type intramembrane protease — translation MSTTASAAPPRVRRSHPAVWIALAGVIVGLVVAGTGGALGHNRLLFAAGGFLSCGAALVAAGVSLHRLLAVGSLTGRRAATWLGVASGVLAFVVALVVELSAGHIPGFLGSTEGSFVLAGPIEEAMKLALPLILLAAGPRILREPRLGVWMVFVSAALFGVVEGTMYVANEAIPSASSSAGAATQADADAIIAVLGPVLTTLERTVVELMHPFITVGAAALIWLAVSRRRSVAAWIIGAFLVAAALHSFNDAVIGGPWLRAVNAYLPLLANSLFVLLVYLLWYRPQVRRTIPAELAAANPKRWRPTPA, via the coding sequence ATGTCGACCACAGCATCCGCCGCCCCACCGAGGGTACGCCGCTCGCACCCCGCCGTCTGGATCGCCCTCGCGGGGGTGATCGTCGGGCTCGTGGTGGCCGGCACCGGAGGGGCGCTCGGCCACAACAGGCTGCTCTTCGCCGCGGGCGGCTTCCTCTCCTGCGGCGCCGCCCTGGTCGCGGCAGGCGTGAGCCTGCACCGCCTGCTCGCCGTCGGCTCGCTCACCGGGCGACGGGCGGCGACCTGGCTCGGAGTCGCGTCGGGGGTGCTCGCCTTCGTGGTCGCCCTCGTGGTGGAGCTGTCGGCGGGGCACATCCCCGGGTTCCTCGGCTCGACCGAGGGCTCCTTCGTGCTCGCGGGGCCGATCGAGGAGGCGATGAAGCTCGCGCTTCCGCTCATCCTGCTTGCGGCGGGTCCGCGCATCCTGCGCGAGCCGCGCCTCGGCGTGTGGATGGTCTTCGTGAGCGCCGCCCTGTTCGGCGTCGTCGAGGGCACCATGTACGTGGCGAACGAGGCGATCCCGTCGGCGTCGAGCTCGGCCGGCGCCGCGACCCAGGCCGACGCCGACGCCATCATCGCGGTGCTGGGGCCCGTGCTCACCACGCTCGAGCGCACCGTCGTCGAACTCATGCACCCGTTCATCACGGTGGGTGCCGCGGCGCTGATCTGGCTGGCCGTCTCCCGACGGCGATCGGTGGCGGCCTGGATCATCGGCGCGTTCCTCGTCGCCGCAGCCCTGCACTCCTTCAACGACGCCGTCATCGGCGGGCCGTGGCTGCGAGCCGTGAACGCCTACCTGCCGCTTCTGGCGAACTCGCTGTTCGTGCTGCTGGTCTACCTGCTCTGGTACCGCCCGCAGGTGCGACGCACCATCCCCGCGGAGCTGGCCGCCGCCAACCCGAAGCGGTGGCGGCCGACGCCCGCCTAA
- a CDS encoding gluconokinase, protein MTEPHTAPSTTASAAPASSRTPSHPPLVVVGGVSGSGKSTVGSQLAAALGVPFIDGDSLHSAANIEKMSAGHPLTDDDRLPWLETVGRTLGEHASGGLVVACSALRRRYRELIRAEAPGVFFVVLTGPREVLEQRLGDRPGHFMPASLLDSQLATLEPLEPGEHGAEVAFTDAPADIVTEIEGALGA, encoded by the coding sequence ATGACCGAGCCACACACAGCGCCCAGCACCACCGCCTCCGCCGCTCCGGCCTCCTCGCGCACGCCCTCGCACCCGCCGCTCGTCGTCGTCGGCGGGGTGTCGGGCTCGGGCAAGTCGACGGTCGGCTCGCAACTCGCCGCCGCGCTCGGGGTTCCGTTCATCGACGGCGATTCCCTGCACAGTGCGGCGAACATCGAGAAGATGTCGGCCGGGCACCCCCTCACCGACGACGACCGCCTGCCCTGGCTCGAGACCGTGGGCCGCACGCTCGGCGAGCACGCGTCAGGCGGCCTGGTCGTCGCCTGCTCGGCGCTCCGCCGCCGTTACCGCGAACTCATCCGGGCCGAGGCACCCGGGGTGTTCTTCGTCGTGCTCACCGGCCCGCGCGAGGTTCTCGAGCAGCGGCTCGGCGACCGCCCGGGCCACTTCATGCCCGCCTCCCTACTCGACTCCCAGCTGGCCACCCTCGAGCCGCTCGAGCCCGGCGAGCACGGCGCCGAGGTCGCGTTCACCGACGCACCCGCCGACATCGTCACCGAGATCGAGGGCGCGCTCGGCGCCTGA